The sequence below is a genomic window from Lolium perenne isolate Kyuss_39 chromosome 4, Kyuss_2.0, whole genome shotgun sequence.
TACGGTTGGACGAAAAACAAGATAAAATAGACCGCGCTCTGATGATTTCCCTTTTAGATGGAGGACCACTTTCCCAAAAGAGGAGCATCGAGTTCACTTCCGATCCACTTGCTTCAAGCACGTGGCAAGAGGTGCTGACTCTTATACTTGGCTCTCTACTACAGTTCTGAAGGCACAAAAGTGCGAAATAAATTGGAATTTCTTTTATTTCGTACAGGTGTCACCAAAGGATACACTAATCACACCAGTGCAGTGTAAATCCATCTGGAGGCAATTCAAAGCAGAGACAGAGTATCCTCTTGCACAAGCAATTTCGATGCAGGTCTGTTTTCCTGGGTCATTTCCTGCCCAAGTGCTCATTCAATCAATCAGTTCTTTCATAGCCGTAGTCTATGTTTATTTGACCGCAAATTGGTATTTATGTTATAATTTAGATCGTTGATAGTTGAATTGATAGGATAAAGTCAAATTCTTATTTTCGTTGGGGGTGGGGGCAAATTATTCTACGTTTTCCCATTTAACACCCTAAAAAAATTGCTTCATTTAATTTTTCCAAGTCTAGGGGGGCAGCGGCCCCCACTGACTTACACATAGCTACCTCCGTTACTCTGAATACTAGTGCTTGTAGTCTCATTATGTGGAATTACGTTTATTAGGTATATCAATGTTGGTATATTTGCAGTATGTGGTGTGCTGATCGAATTCTTCCTGTCCAACCTTTCCGCCAGGAAGCACACAGACGTAGTAGCAACTGGTTACCACCTGCATGGACCATTCTGCTTCTTGCTATACTTGGTTTCAACGAATTTGTGTTTTTTCTGAGGTAATCGTCTCCTGAAGTAAATTTATATGGTTGAATATTTGAATTCTCTTTTAACTTCTGATGTTGGTGGGCTAATCAAGTTAATTTCTTTTGACCGTGATCAGGAACCCTGTATATATTCTGGGGCTGTTTCTCGCCTTTGTACTGTCTTATGCTGTATGGTTGCAATACGACATAACTGCTTATTTCCGCAACGGCAATGTAAGGATCTGCACACCTCTTTTGACATATATTAGTTCCAGGGTTCTCCCTTGATATTACGCCGAGTCGAAGTTGTTTCTACCAAGCAATTTCTCATCTATTTTCATTATACAGCTAGAAACCCATTGCATTTTTTCCATTTCACttttaccttaatttccagttgcCATGCTGCCATTTGCAGGTGTCTGGACTTCTCACCATTTCGTCAAGTCTTCTCCCCACTATCATGGAGATCGTAACTGCGATCGTCAACATGACCCACAACAAGAAGCATTCTTCGCACATGTCTCGCGCCGGGCCACACCATGCTCAAAGCTTCAGTAACCAGACGCGGAAACACGCTCAAGTGCACTACCATGCTTCTCCAGACTCCGCTTCCTCATCGTCCTCGGTGGACTCGAACAGTGACAATGAGTCTTGAAGCCGCTATCACAAACGTCTCATGGAAGAGCCGCTTCAGTATTCAGGGGGCGGGCTTTGTGACCTGATGTGCAGATCAACAGTAGAATGAACTGTAAAGTTGGCCGTTTGCTGATTACTAGTACGGAGTATATGGTAATATCCACGGACTGTAGCTACGTGTGCAGTGTATCAACTGTAACGTTGGATGTGCAGACTCGAACATGATTGTGTCAAAAAGGATGAAAAGAACTCTACATAATACTACATATATACGTTACATATCCGACAACCAAATTTCCATGAAACTACTATAGTTCTATACACAACGCATGTTTACTGGTGATACTGTTCAGTGGCCATGGTTTGTTTTATCTTGGGTAGGATACTCTCCGATCGATGAACCCGCGATATCTTTGGTTCGTATATTTGGTGTGTACTAGCAGCGTGTACGGCCTGTCACTAGGGCATTGTTAACTGAAGCAGCCCCTTAATTGAATTGTTTCCTAGTTCTTGCGGGTATATATGTGAAATTAAGCTGCTCCTCCCACATTCCTGGTTCGTGAGATACAGAAAACAAAAATTAATGTACAGCCTATTTCAGAAGCATGCTCCCTCTTTATTTATCACAGTCATCAGCTTAATGAACATAGGCCTTAATTTAATCAGCACAGGCCAAGTTCGACTGCTTAGCTCCCAGTAGTTCCAGGTCGATCCGGCCCCCTCACAAAGCGCGCTCTCCACAGACGGAGAGCCAGTGCCAACTACGCAACTTATTCTTTTCAACACGTGCATACGTATGCACGGGCAGTAGAGAGGCAAGGGGGCCCTGGAGAGCTAGCTACGTACACACGTCCTCCGGTGTTACACCGCCTGAAGGATGGCTGCGGCCACCGTCTCCCAGGCGTGCTGGCGCTCATCGCCCTCGCGGCCACGGCCACCGGCGCCgctgccaccgccaccgcgctGCTTCTCTTTGCAGTCTCGGATGCACTGCTTCCTCTCGTAGTCGTGGGTGTGGTGCTGGCATTCCTTCTGGCAGCGGGACTCGCACTCGCCACCGTGGCTCTCCTCTTGCTGCTGGCCGTACTTCTGATGACACTCCTTCTTGCACTCAATCACCTCCCCGCCCTTCTCATCGCACTCCCTTTTGCACCGTCCTAGATCCGCAATCCCGGTCTTCACCCCGTTGAAGACGCCATCCTCCTGCTGGCCGTACTTCTCATGGCACTGCTTCTTGCATTGCGCCACATGTTGTCCGGCCATCCGCTCGCACTCCTTCTTGCACCGTCCGAGATCCGCCCACTCGGTCTTCACCTCCTTGATGACGGCATCCTCCTGCTGGCCGTACTTCTCATGGCACTGCTTCTTGCATTGCGCCACCTGTTGTCCGGCCATCCGCTCGCACTCCTTCTTGCACCGTCCGAGATCCACCCACTCGGTCCTCACCTCCATGAGGCCATCTTCCTGCTGGCCGTACTTCTCATGGCACTGCTTCTTGCACTGCGCCACATGAACGCCCTTCCAATCGCAGTCCTTCTTGCACCACTCGACATCCTCCCTCGGGTCCCGCCCGGCCTCCACCTCCGCGGCCGCCACAGCCACCAGGAGGAGCCCGGCGAGTAGGAGACACCACAACACACCACCATTCCGCTGGGAACCCATGGCTAGCTACGTTGAGAAGTCTGGCAGAACGATGAGATGGCTATGGATGGGCGAGACGCTGCGGTATTTATGCGCGGGCCGACGAGGGTAACGTGGCGATGCGCTCGGCAACGTGGAAGCTGCGAGACGCCGTGTCGCCATATCGCGGCATGCAGCGAGCCCACGTCGCGCGCGCCCGGGGTTTGGTATGACTTGGCGGCTAGCATTGCGAGCTTCCAGCTGCACAGGACGCGAGTGCGTGCAAGGGGGCGTGTAGGTAGGGAATGGATTGTTTTGGTGCCGAGGTGTGTAGTAGTAGGTGGAGCTTGTCGTCTTTGGCCACCAGCGAAAATCTGGATAGCCATGACGAGTCACTACAGGAATGCGAGGATATGCCGACGgccagctgccctcggcgtagccacgcctggccctcggcgtaggctacgccgacggcagccctcggcgtaccTCGTCGGCGTCCAGCTCCCTCGGCGTACGCAGTCACGCCGTCGGCGTACGGCTGGCCCTCGGCGTACgcgccatacgccgacggccaagtcCACCCCTCGGCGTACGTGCCCTCGGCGACCACGTACCGTCGCACCGTCGCCGTTAACGGAGGGCCGGAGACGCCGACGGCCTCGCCCTCGGCACAGGGCAGGGCTCCTGCGAGAGAAGAGGCGGCGTGGCTCGACCTGGCGCTGCCAGCTGGGGGGTCTACGTcgagggcaaccccctcggcaTATGTATCTGGGGCATGCAGCTACGTGGCGCGTTCGTGGGGCGGCCAGGCGCAAGGGCTACGCCGAGGGTATTGCCCTCGGCATAGACCTGACCATATGGTCTATGCCagggtctatgccgacggcattgccctcggcgtaggccctgccttatttttttttctgtttttttgctGTTTCAGCCAAAATCCTGTTCCAATTCAATTGCAATGCAGTTCAGCAGGTCCAATTCATCCAAATTCatccaaatcgaccaaattcGCCATAATTCACCAAAATAGCATATAATTcacatagtagcatacatggtGCACATAGTAGCATACAAGCGGAGAGCGGAGAGTGTCATGTCATAGTAGCATACATAGTAGTAGCAAGCAAACCCTAGTTCTAAGCTGACTAGCGGAGGAAGGACCCGGGCGGGGTGTGTCCGCCCACATCGTTGGCGAAACGAGCAGCCCGGGGTTgcgctccggtagaagctgcagaagaaccacctggagaaggaccggtgctacgcccaggagaagtcgacggagaggcaccgggagtagtcccaggagtagtcgacggagaggcaccagcagaacgcccaggagaccgaccaccttcatgaaccggtgtgacctcgcgcccacccggcgatgcctggttcccggaccatcccgttccctacatgttccctacatgttagcaacttgcgaggcaaagacaagtggtaactaccggtttggcaaagaacttacctccggtgtggatccgtagtaagtcgcagcgaaagctgccctcgatggcatgataggcatgtcccccgccacggtaactcgagccggtggcggtgtaccagtagacatagagatcatcatttcctgcaagataggttacaagttaggctttgcagaaataaagcatcaaactgagacttgtcatctacttgcgcgagaagaaagattcagacttactcctatatacgccatgtaggccgtattctgcctattccactgggcagcggcctgctgatacgcttcattgcagacttcgaaggccgcctcgaactcaggctacaatttcagaaacaatgaatctcgtaaacacttagccatgtaggaaggaaaaccggaaagaggatgaaaatgaggaaaacttacatcgtaggcgggtggacgagcaggccgtggacgaggctgggggctgtcggcggtgagggtatgcttgagacgcgtgtagctcgtggagtgggtaggcttgaccgccttattcagaaaggggaaacggccatgcggacgcccgtgccccgacaggaccaacgactcctcgtcgaccggaatgctcaaggggtcatccacctcggggtgacgagacttgaccatgtcgcagtagtcctccttggcggccttggcattgccgtagtactgtggctgaggcaatgcgggattgggcttcgccgtccgcatcatgtcatatatctgggcatcatgaagcaccaccccaggtggtgcctcggccacctgcatcgcgaaaagaaaagttaagcgtaccacaaatgagacatgacgggaaatgaaagaaggtcgttccatgtatatacatacctttttccccttgaagcgggtgtagtcgcggtttcccgcgcagtgtgtgccaccggtgcctcggttctccatgttacgcctcgacacggctgcaaactcctcgtcctgcctgagccacctcgccctaatcagctcctcccatgcctccctatgctgctcggcccactcgggacaaacctgaaaacgcaatactcagctcaagataattcaatgaaaacttagcagcaatgtagaatctcattgacattttactcaccgacatgtactcctcaatggtcattgcccattcctccgtaggctggttaccaacatagtactccttcttgaccctcttacccttgttagcccagaaggcactagcgctggtgaacttttggttgtaccattgctgcggtgtcaacctctcgcaagcgccacgcaaagtgagacgcgcctgcgtctcatgttccgggtccacacgatagaagcacttcaatcatgcataaatcagttgtgaaagtcatgagttagcacattagggtcattaactatgaacggtgctcgagaaatatatgccttacccagaacttggtggtcacagcctcagcaactgtcgcgaagcctacggcaggggcatcctcatagtccgcccaagtagtggctagcttcgtcgcgccaccggggaccgtgctaaggggagtgtatctgccgggccagaacttcttaatcagagccccaagcaagctgttaggcatgcgggggggcttggcatcccatgtccagttgctgcaaataaatcacacaatagtacacatgccaaattgtttattatgcccaagatgaaaatacatgttcgaaatttctgaagtagtacacttactcatcgctcgaaggaatgataagggccttgtcatcatgggtcttcggctccttcctcgcatcggggactctagcttctccacgaagctttaagggcttcggcgcacccccatcctccatcacctccaactcagccctagagtcTGACTTGTGTGTAGActccgtctccatctccacctccccactagacggaccctctaggtacaactcaggagccacgtcaccagaagcggagggtggctcgtcaaagtccatgtgtaccccaccgccacctcgtcctccacctcatcctcctcgtcctcgtcctcgtcctccacctcgtcgtcctcgtcctccatcggtaccatcggcgtaacgcggattttgcaccggggctcgatcactccgtctagtgggtctaggaatattcctcttcacctgcgccagcgtcttaagcaagctctcggagtctgccttgccgctgctcatattgtccagtcacctgcattgagaagaataaaacagttaagcacaaagacatattatatgaagatactaagaataaaagacacaatgcaattaagaagcatgttgacataataaaatgaagatactaacaATAAaacgcacaatgcaattaagaagcatgttgacataataaaatgaagatactaagaataaaaggcacaatgcaattaagaagcatgttgacaaataaatactaagaataaaagaccctcaccagccatcatcgctctcacgctcactctcatactccgtctctttctctttctctttctctttctctggctcactatcactatcactatcttgtgagtacaaagttgaagggtcgacgggtggaggctcatcataattgtcattcgcctcaagtaacttctcgagcatagatatgtcctttagatccaccactgactcaccacgagtttctgcatcgttcccgaggtcctcttgaacaaacggttctaaaatatattccccatcgtcctgttcctcttgatagaaaatcccctcgtatgtcacggggtcaatgttgttgtaatcatcctcagagggaatcggtaggttaccatgtggcgatacctggaagacgacttcccaacccttgagttccgctttctggcatgggtagggcaaataataaacttgcttggcttggtgagccacaacaaagacatcggctccgctataggtggttgaaggcttaacttcaactaacccaatggacttatcacttctctgtccacctattgggtcgaaccaatgacacttgaacacgacgatattgagttgcacgttcgtacgattgaatgtcaactcgtatacactttgtaaccttccgtagtaatcaaacttgttggctcctttggtgaagaccccagtatttatcgttttgggATTCGGCCGACCCTTCTGGTGCGTCTCTGTGTGGAAGCGAAACCCattcacatcatacttctcatacttggtcacctcacggctacaaccttgggaaacacatttcaactcatctatcatatcaacgtttctctcacggccctacaagaacatttcaaatttgttgtgtgcattagttacgtgtaataagagggacaagtcacatgttgcaatgtaagaggaaagattagaaattactttttccatgaaccatgtcacaaagtttttattaattccgggagcaccctctttcagtagagtgtccatctccgaggtttggggcaattcatcatacggccacatttcatccgtgaattcgctgaaaggagaaaataagcattagaccgagacgaggttactagctgcaaagtaatttgttcaccattttaccttacgaatgggatcacttcctccatgttcataagcacatatagcattatacaatccttctcttcgttatccaatttatattttgttcctttaccagccttgccaccggggaaTTTGAATAGTTGTAGCTTGGGGTCATTCTCGGGCACGTCGATATTGTAACGAGTGACCGGGTTATGCTGAGTGGGAACATCATTGGGATAGTACGTTgtcgcggcatctgccatctcccgaaggcatattgcctcagctatgcatgcttcaatcttggccttgtttccagttatctttcgaatatacttaaactctctctcaatacagaactgccaacgaaactgcaccgggccacccaagagtgcctcgttggcgaggtgcacaatgagatgtgccatcggagtaaa
It includes:
- the LOC127295198 gene encoding uncharacterized protein isoform X1 translates to MGSQRNGGVLWCLLLAGLLLVAVAAAEVEAGRDPREDVEWCKKDCDWKGVHVAQCKKQCHEKYGQQEDGLMEVRTEWVDLGRCKKECERMAGQQVAQCKKQCHEKYGQQEDAVIKEVKTEWADLGRCKKECERMAGQHVAQCKKQCHEKYGQQEDGVFNGVKTGIADLGRCKRECDEKGGEVIECKKECHQKYGQQQEESHGGECESRCQKECQHHTHDYERKQCIRDCKEKQRGGGGSGAGGRGREGDERQHAWETVAAAILQAV
- the LOC127295198 gene encoding uncharacterized protein isoform X2 → MGSQRNGGVLWCLLLAGLLLVAVAAAEVEAGRDPREDVEWCKKDCDWKGVHVAQCKKQCHEKYGQQEDAVIKEVKTEWADLGRCKKECERMAGQHVAQCKKQCHEKYGQQEDGVFNGVKTGIADLGRCKRECDEKGGEVIECKKECHQKYGQQQEESHGGECESRCQKECQHHTHDYERKQCIRDCKEKQRGGGGSGAGGRGREGDERQHAWETVAAAILQAV